From Lolium perenne isolate Kyuss_39 chromosome 5, Kyuss_2.0, whole genome shotgun sequence, a single genomic window includes:
- the LOC127299490 gene encoding ultraviolet-B receptor UVR8, with translation MDATTSSGASSSLPLHLIVDDTLSLVSPLQQSYQRSQRHCFGDSAPGEFPLAANPSIVLHVLTSCNLEPEDLAHLEATCKFFRKPANFPPDFLLSMSELAAFDMCQNRAIFKPMGTQEKEMFKQRCGGTWKLVLRFITLGEACCRREKSQAIAGPGHSVAVTASGAAYSFGSNNSGQLGHDRLEEEWRPRPIRSLQGIRIIQAAAGAGRTMLVSDAGRVYAFGKDSFGEVEYGNQGSRVVTTPQLVESLKDIYIVQAAIGNFFTAVLSREGCVYTFSWGGDMKLGHQTEPNDVQPHLLAGPLEDIPVVQIAAGYCYLLLLACQPSGMSVYSVGCGLGGKLGHGSRSDEKYPRLIEQFQTLNIQPVVVAAGAWHAAVVGKDGRVCTWGWGRYGCLGHGNEECESVPKVVETLSSVKAVHVATGDYTTFVVSHKGDVYSFGCGESSSLGHNTAIEGNNRHSNVLSPELVTSLQRIDERVVHVSLTNSIYWNAHTFALTESGKLYAFGAGDKGQLGTELVEHRSERGTPEQVHIDLN, from the exons ATGGATGCCACAACGAGCAGCGGAGCTTCCTCTTCTCTCCCCCTCCATCTCATTGTGGATGATACACTATCCCTCGTTTCTCCACTGCAGCAATCGTACCAACGATCGCAGCGTCATTGCTTTGGTGATTCTGCTCCTGGGGAGTTTCCCTTGGCTGCAAACCCATCAATAGTCCTCCATGTCCTCACATCATGCAATCTAGAACCCGAGGACCTCGCTCACTTGGAG GCAACATGCAAATTCTTCAGGAAGCCTGCCAATTTCCCTCCTGACTTCCTATTGTCAATGTCGGAACTTGCGGCTTTCGACATGTGCCAGAATCGTGCTATATTTAAGCCTATGGGTACACAAGAAAAAGAAATGTTTAAGCAGCGCTGCGGCGGTACCTGGAAGCTAGTGCTTAGGTTCATAACTCTAGGTGAAGCATGTTGTCGGCGAGAAAAATCTCAGGCAATTGCTGGACCTGGCCACAGCGTCGCTGTGACAGCAAGTGGCGCTGCTTACTCTTTTGGGTCCAACAACTCTGGCCAACTTGGCCATGACCGTTTAGAAGAGGAGTGGAGACCACGTCCCATCAG ATCATTGCAGGGTATTCGAATTATTCAGGCAGCAGCAGGAGCAGGGCGTACTATGCTCGTTAGTGATGCTGGTAGGGTGTATGCATTTGGGAAGGATTCCTTTGGGGAGGTAGAATATGGGAATCAAGGTTCAAGGGTTGTGACTACGCCACAGTTGGTGGAATCATTGAAAGACATATACATTGTACAGGCAGCAATAGGGAACTTCTTTACTGCTGTGTTATCTCGGGAGGGATGCGTATATACATTTTCTTGGGGTGGCGACATGAAACTTGGTCACCAAACAGAGCCAAACGATGTACAGCCTCATCTTCTCGCAGGCCCTCTTGAGGACATTCCAGTGGTGCAGATAGCTGCAGGCTACTGCTATCTCCTTCTTCTGGCATGCCAACCAAGTGGCAT GTCTGTTTATTCTGTTGGTTGTGGTTTAGGAGGGAAGCTTGGCCATGGCTCGCGAAGTGATGAGAAATACCCTAGGTTGATTGAGCAGTTCCAGACCCTGAATATACAGCCAGTGGTGGTTGCTGCGGGTGCTTGGCATGCTGCTGTTGTGGGCAAGGATGGACGAGTTTGTACTTGGGGATGGGGGCGTTATGGCTGCTTGGGGCATGGTAATGAGGAATGTGAGTCTGTTCCCAAGGTAGTTGAGACCTTGAGCAGTGTGAAGGCTGTCCATGTAGCAACTGGAGATTACACCACATTTGTTGTGTCACATAAAGGTGATGTTTACTCGTTTGGGTGTGGtgaatcatcaagccttggccacaaTACTGCGATTGAG GGTAATAACAGGCACAGCAATGTCCTTAGCCCTGAGCTGGTGACCTCTTTGCAGAGAATCGATGAAAGGGTGGTGCATGTCAGCCTTACCAATTCCATATACTGGAATGCACATACATTTGCACTGACAGAGTCAGGCAAATTGTATGCATTCGGCGCAGGGGACAAAGGACAGCTAGGCACTGAACTTGTCGAACACCGAAGCGAGAGGGGTACCCCGGAGCAGGTCCATATTGACCTCAATTAG
- the LOC127299489 gene encoding proteasome subunit alpha type-5 produces MSPPGGTHHLSILPLLYFFFLKQNLPLVSHKPFFPKPSPTKPRATMFLTRTEYDRGVNTFSPEGRLFQVEYAIEAIKLGSTAIGLKTKDGVVLAVEKRVTSPLLEPSSVEKIMEIDEHVGCAMSGLIADARTLVEHARVETQNHRFSYGEPMTVESTTQAICDLALRFGEGEEESMSRPFGVSLLIAGHDENGPSLYYTDPSGTFWQCNAKAIGSGSEGADSSLQEQFNKELTLEEAESIALSILKQVMEEKVTPNNVDIAKVAPNYHLYTPAEVEAVIARL; encoded by the exons ATGTCACCGCCAGGTGGGACCCATCACCTCTCTATTCTACCTCTgctctacttcttcttcctcaAGCAGAACCTTCCTCTCGTCTCCCACAAACCCTTCTTCCCCAAGCCAAGCCCAACCAAACCGCGCGCCACCATGTTCCTCACCAG GACGGAGTACGACCGCGGCGTGAACACCTTCTCCCCGGAGGGGCGGCTGTTCCAGGTCGAGTACGCCATCGAGGCAATCAAG TTGGGCTCTACTGCTATTGGGTTGAAGACCAAGGATGGGGTTGTTCTTGCTGTGGAGAAACGTGTGACGTCTCCGTTGCTG GAACCTAGCAGTGTTGAGAAAATTATGGAAATTGATGAGCATGTTGGTTGCGCCATGAGTGGCCTTATTGCTGATGCGAGGACATTGGTTGAGCATGCTCGTGTGGAGACCCAA AACCATAGATTCTCATATGGGGAACCAATGACAGTTGAGTCCACCACACAAGCTATTTGTGATCTAGCTCTTCGCTTTGGAGAAGGTGAAGAAGAGTCAATG TCGCGACCTTTTGGAGTTTCTCTCCTTATTGCTGGTCATGATGAAAATGGTCCCAGTTT GTACTACACCGACCCATCTGGAACCTTTTGGCAGTGCAATGCCAAGGCAATTGGATCGGGCTCTGAAGGTGCTGATAGCTCTTTACAGGAGCAGTTTAACAAG GAGCTGACCCTTGAGGAGGCTGAAAGCATTGCTCTATCTATCCTGAAGCAGGTTATGGAAGAAAAG GTAACTCCGAACAATGTTGATATCGCCAAGGTCGCACCGAACTACCACCTCTACACCCCTGCCGAGGTCGAAGCAGTCATAGCACGGCTGTGA